The following proteins are co-located in the Camelina sativa cultivar DH55 chromosome 12, Cs, whole genome shotgun sequence genome:
- the LOC104732852 gene encoding O-acyltransferase WSD1-like, which produces MISEEDEDGEPLSPMARVFQSPGNDCCILTMIGCKTKINADIIQHALKLNVSKHPRFSSRLSDDGACWIKTQVNVENHVVEPDIDPGEIGDNGEGYVEDYVSRLTMLPLDKSRPLWDMHILNVKTLDAEAVCVIRSHHSLGDGTSLMSLLVACTQNTSHRDTIPTIPVLKRTVHKDIDVPWFLRLVLLISSSVRLICNTLVDLLLLLASALFLKDTKTPLKGDVGVENNQKMFCHRIVSLDDIKLIKKVMNMTINDVLLGVTQAALSRYLSDFPGKIRLTAGVFVNLRSNVGIKPLADMMAKDSKCRWGNYFSSIALPISIGLETDPLLYLSKAQSAMDRKKHSLQAALAYSMTEYIFNIFGTKVGAIFPERIVSNTTTLISNMIGPEEEISFLGHPIAYIAPSVYGHAHALTIHFLSYAEKMVISLGVDPTVIPNPHKLCDEMEDSLQAMKATISERGLL; this is translated from the exons ATGATCAGTGAGGAGGACGAAGATGGAGAACCGCTCAGCCCTATGGCTCGTGTGTTCCAATCGCCGGGCAACGACTGTTGCATCCTCACCATGATCGGTTGCAAAACTAAGATCAATGCTGATATTATACAACATGCCTTGAAGCTTAATGTTTCTAAGCATCCTCGTTTCTCTAGCAGATTG TCTGATGATGGTGCATGTTGGATTAAGACTCAAGTCAACGTTGAAAACCATGTAGTTGAACCTGATATAGACCCCGGGGAGATCGGCGACAATGGAGAAGGTTATGTTGAGGACTATGTTTCACGTCTAACAATGCTTCCTCTCGATAAATCAAGACCTTTATGGGACATGCACATCCTCAACGTCAAAACGCTTGATGCCGAAGCGGTCTGTGTAATAAGATCTCACCATTCATTGGGAGATGGAACATCCCTCATGTCTCTGCTAGTTGCGTGTACTCAGAATACATCACACCGAGATACAATTCCTACTATTCCTGTTCTTAAACGGACGGTGCATAAAGATATAGACGTCCCATGGTTCTTAAGGTTGGTACTACTGATTTCTTCTTCAGTGAGATTGATTTGCAATACTCTCGTGGATCTTTTGCTTCTCTTGGCTTCAGCTTTGTTCTTGAAGGATACAAAGACGCCTCTGAAAGGTGATGTGGGCGTCGAAAATAATCAGAAGATGTTTTGTCACAGAATTGTCTCGTTAGATGACATAAAACTTATAAAGAAAGTTATGAACATG ACTATCAATGATGTACTACTTGGAGTTACACAAGCCGCTCTCTCGCGTTATCTAAGCGATTTTCCTGGAAAAATACGACTTACCGCAGGTGTTTTTGTAAACCTAAGGTCAAATGTTGGAATCAAG CCATTGGCAGATATGATGGCCAAGGATTCAAAATGCAGATGGGGCAACTACTTCAGCTCTATTGCCTTGCCCATCTCGATCGGTTTAGAGACCGATCCATTGTTGTATCTATCAAAGGCTCAATCAGCTATGGATCGGAAAAAACACTCACTTCAAGCTGCTTTGGCATATTCGATGACAGAATATATCTTCAATATTTTCGGAACTAAG GTAGGTGCAATATTTCCAGAACGAATTGTTTCGAACACGACCACATTAATTTCAAACATGATTGGTCCCGAGGAAGAAATCAGTTTCCTTGGCCACCCCATTGCTTACATCGCTCCAAGTGTCTATGGACACGCTCAT GCATTGACAATACATTTTCTAAGTTATGCGGAAAAGATGGTAATCTCGCTAGGAGTTGATCCTACCGTCATTCCAAATCCTCACAAGCTTTGTGATGAAATGGAGGACTCTCTCCAAGCTATGAAAGCCACTATTTCAGAAAGAGGGTTACTCTAA
- the LOC104732851 gene encoding pentatricopeptide repeat-containing protein At5g39980, chloroplastic-like, translating into MLCTDIIASSSSPSLSLPLLPLTRPHISTIPKARQRNLIFTVSASSSPSQTRKVWKKQQPEKKKNSTSSFQALRKHRRCQRSSFLDHDVDMDELLASIHQTQNESELFSLLSTYKDRQLSIRFMVSLLSRENDWQRSLALLDWVHDEAKYTPSVFAYNVVLRNVLRSKQFDIAHGLFDEMRQRALTPDRYTYSTLITSFGKEGMFDSALSWLQKMEQDRVSGDLVLYSNLIELSRRLCDYSKAISIFSRLKRSGITPDLVAYNSMINVYGKAKLFREARLLIKEMNGAGVLPNTVSYSTLLSVYVENQKFLEALSVFAEMKEVNCELDLTTCNIMIDVYGQLDMVKEADRLFWSLRKIDIEPNVVSYNTILRVYGEAELFGEAIHLFRLMQRKDIVQNVVTYNTMIKIYGKTMEHEKATNLVQEMQSRGIEPNAITYSTIISIWGKAGKLDRAATLFQKLRSSGVEIDQVLYQTMIVAYERVGLMGHAKRLLHELKLPDNIPRETAITILAKAGRTEEATWVFRQAFHSGEVKDISVFGCMINLYSRNQRYVNVIEVFEKMRTAGYFPDSNAIAMVLNAYGKQREFEKADTVYREMQEEGCVFPDEVHFQMLSLFSSKKDFEMVESLFEILESDPNVNSKELHLVVAALYVVFFWKPNLE; encoded by the coding sequence ATGTTGTGCACAGATATtattgcttcatcttcttcgcctTCACTTTCTCTTCCATTATTACCCTTAACCAGACCTCATATCTCCACCATTCCTAAAGCTAGACAACGCAATCTCATATTCACAGTCTCTGCTTCTTCATCACCTTCACAAACCAGAAAGGTATGGAAAAAACAAcaaccagagaagaagaagaactcaacgTCGTCGTTTCAAGCGTTGAGGAAACATCGGAGGTGTCAAAGATCCTCTTTTCTCGATCACGACGTCGATATGGACGAGCTTTTAGCCTCGATTCACCAGACCCAGAACGAAAGTGAGCTTTTTTCTCTGCTTTCAACTTACAAAGACAGACAGTTGTCTATACGGTTCAtggtttctcttctctctcgagaAAATGATTGGCAGAGATCATTGGCGTTGCTCGATTGGGTTCACGACGAAGCTAAATACACACCTTCTGTGTTCGCCTACAATGTGGTACTTCGTAATGTGTTGAGAAGTAAGCAGTTTGATATTGCACACGgactgttcgacgaaatgcgtCAGAGAGCTCTTACCCCTGATAGGTATACTTATTCGACGCTGATTACTTCGTTTGGGAAAGAGGGTATGTTTGATTCGGCTTTGTCTTGGCTTCAGAAGATGGAACAAGACCGTGTCTCAGGTGACCTTGTTTTGTATAGCAACCTCATTGAGCTTTCTAGGAGGCTGTGTGATTATTCTAAGGCTATTTCGATTTTCTCGAGGTTGAAGAGGTCTGGTATTACTCCTGATCTTGTCGCGTATAATTCGATGATCAATGTTTATGGAAAGGCCAAATTGTTTAGAGAGGCGCGGTTACTTATAAAAGAGATGAACGGAGCGGGTGTGTTACCAAACACAGTTAGTTACTCTACACTCTTGAGTGTTTATGTAGAGAACCAGAAGTTTTTAGAAGCTTTGTCGGTTTTCGCGGAGATGAAAGAGGTGAATTGTGAGTTGGATCTCACGACTTGTAATATAATGATCGATGTTTATGGTCAGCTTGACATGGTTAAAGAAGCTGATAGGTTGTTTTGGAGTTTGAGGAAAATAGATATCGAACCAAATGTTGTTAGCTACAATACCATCCTTCGTGTTTACGGCGAGGCTGAGCTTTTCGGTGAAGCGATTCATCTTTTCAGGCTGATGCAGAGGAAAGACATTGTACAGAACGTTGTTACGTACAACACGATGATTAAGATCTATGGGAAAACTATGGAGCATGAAAAGGCCACGAATCTTGTTCAAGAGATGCAGAGCCGAGGAATTGAACCTAACGCCATTACCTACTCAACTATTATATCAATATGGGGGAAAGCTGGGAAATTGGACCGAGCTGCGACACTGTTTCAGAAGCTGAGGAGCTCGGGTGTGGAAATCGATCAAGTTCTGTATCAAACCATGATTGTGGCTTATGAAAGAGTTGGTCTAATGGGTCATGCTAAACGTCTGCTTCACGAGTTAAAACTCCCTGATAATATCCCTCGGGAAACCGCTATCACTATTCTGGCTAAAGCCGGGAGAACTGAAGAGGCGACATGGGTTTTTCGTCAAGCTTTTCACTCCGGGGAAGTAAAAGACATATCAGTTTTTGGCTGTATGATCAATCTTTACTCAAGAAACCAAAGGTATGTAAATGTCATCGAAGTGTTTGAGAAAATGAGAACCGCTGGTTACTTTCCGGATTCAAATGCGATAGCTATGGTGTTGAACGCGTATgggaaacagagagagtttGAAAAGGCAGATACGGTTTACAGAGAAATGCAAGAGGAAGGATGTGTTTTCCCTGATGAAGTTCATTTCCAAATGCTGAGTTTATTCTCATCGAAGAAAGATTTTGAGATGGTTGAATCGTTGTTTGAGATATTGGAATCTGATCCTAATGTTAATAGCAAGGAGTTGCATTTGGTTGTGGCCGCGTTGTACGTTGTTTTCTTCTGGAAACCTAATTTAGAATAG
- the LOC104732853 gene encoding HIPL1 protein-like — MGSLCSIALFLSSLLLFLARSSLSHPLCNDLTAPFNPQQRLTFCQFNGSVCCNSLEDLELQRQFKAVNLSGSCSLLLKSLLCSKCDPFAAELYRVESESRQVPVLCNSTVSSTQSLANVDFCARFWNECHNLSVTNTPFASQAGDGGNNTSTISDTWKSRNDFCKIFGGASDESSVCFTGQAVSFNISKATSPSPSGICLEKLGNGSYLNMVPHPDGSNRVFLSDQPGKIYLATVPPEGSGEVLKIDETNLFLDLTGEVHFDAELGLLGIAFHPDFLQNGRFFASFNCDKVKWPECSGKCACNSDIDCDPEKLDSDSGANPCQYHSVISEFFTNGTYVRPVEVRRIFTMGLPFTTHHGGQILFGPKDGYLYFMMGDGGSKGDPHNFAQNKRSLLGKIMRLDVNNNVLDTKALSKFQLWGNYSIPKDNPFSQDKNLLPEIWAMGVRNPWRCSFDSERPSYFLCADVGEDKYEEVDMITKGGNYGWHYYEGTLPFNPSSSSKISNSTTKITNPILPVMWYNHSEGSASITGGYFYRSSTDPCLYGTYLFADLYAGVIYGGTEIPVGSGNFTSSHIPPLQCASDSPVPCSSETESSASSSPPLGFVFSFGQDNNKDVYLLASTGIYRIVRPSRCNFHCSLENTTSLPPSQQPDRSPPSPSSSKRLLNNICTLVINFLANWCFIFVVM, encoded by the exons ATGGGTTCTCTCTGTTCAAtagctctgtttctttcttccctTCTATTGTTTCTTGCCAGAAGCTCCTTGTCACATCCTTTATGTAATGATTTGA CTGCACCGTTTAATCCACAGCAACGGCTCACTTTTTGTCAATTTAATGGAAGTGTATGCTGTAACTCCCTTGAAGACTTGGAGTTGCAGAGACAGTTTAAAGCAGTCAATTTATCTGGGAGCTGTTCTCTACTCCTCAAATCATTACTTTGCTCG AAGTGTGATCCTTTCGCAGCAGAGCTTTACCGTGTTGAGTCAGAATCTAGACAAGTTCCTGTGCTTTGCAACTCGACAGTTTCTTCAACACAATCGCTGGCCAACGTTGATTTCTGCGCCAGATTTTGGAACGAGTGCCATAATCTCTCTGTAACCAACACTCCTTTTGCATCTCAAGCCGGAGATGGAGGCAACAACACTTCCACAATATCTGATACGTGGAAATCAAGAAACGACTTCTGCAAGATTTTTGGTGGAGCTTCAGATGAGTCCTCTGTGTGCTTCACTGGCCAGGCTGTTTCATTTAACATTTCAAAAGCTACTAGTCCATCTCCTTCAGGCATATGTCTTGAGAAGCTTGGAAACGGGTCTTATCTTAACATGGTACCTCATCCTGATGGTTCTAATCGTGTCTTTTTGTCTGATCAACCTGGGAAGATATACTTGGCGACAGTTCCACCTGAAGGATCTGGAGAAGTTTTGAAAATAGACGAAACTAACTTGTTTCTTGATCTTACTGGAGAAGTGCACTTTGATGCTGAGCTCGGTCTCTTGGGAATAGCTTTCCATCCTGACTTCTTGCAAAACGGTAGATTCTTCGCTTCTTTCAACTGCGATAAAGTTAAGTGGCCAGAGTGTTCTGGCAAATGCGCGTGCAACTCAGATATTGACTGTGACCCTGAAAAGCTAGATTCTGATAGTGGAGCAAACCCATGTCAATACCATAGTGTCATATCAGAGTTCTTTACCAATG GGACTTATGTTAGACCGGTGGAGGTAAGAAGAATCTTTACAATGGGTCTTCCTTTTACAACACATCACGGTGGACAGATATTGTTCGGACCTAAAGATGGGTACTTGTATTTCATGATGGGAGATGGTGGAAGTAAAGGAGATCCACACAACTTTGCACAAAACAAGAGATCGTTGCTCGGGAAGATCATGAGACTTGATGTGAATAATAATGTTCTTG ATACAAAAGCCCTAAGCAAGTTTCAGCTATGGGGAAACTATTCTATACCAAAGGACAATCCGTTTTCTCAAGATAAGAATCTGCTTCCGGAGATATGGGCCATGGGAGTTAGAAATCCATGGCGATGCAGTTTTGATTCAGAGAGGCcgtcttattttctttgtgcaGATGTTGGCGAG GACAAATATGAAGAAGTGGATATGATCACTAAGGGAGGAAACTATGGTTGGCATTACTACGAGGGAACTTTGCCGTTTAATCCCTCAAGTTCTTCTAAAataagcaactcaacaacaaaGATTACAAATCCGATCTTGCCTGTAATGTGGTACAATCATTCAGAAGGATCAGCATCAATAACTGGTGGATACTTTTACCGTTCCTCCACTGATCCATGCTTGTATGGAAC ttaTCTCTTTGCAGACTTATACGCCGGAGTTATTTATGGTGGGACTGAAATTCCAGTTGGTAGTGGAAACTTCACGAGCTCTCATATTCCTCCGTTACAATGCGCTTCGGATTCGCCAGTCCCTTGCTCATCTGAAACAGAGTCATCTGCTTCTTCATCACCACCACTTGGCTTTGTATTCTCCTTTGGACAAGACAACAATAAAGACGTCTACTTACTTGCAAGCACTGGTATATACAGAATCGTTCGCCCGAGCCGCTGCAATTTCCATTGCTCTCTTGAAAACACAACGTCTTTACCTCCTTCACAACAGCCTGATCGTTCTCCACCGTCTCCCTCGTCGTCTAAAAGACTACTTAACAACATCTGTACTCTTGTTATAAATTTCCTAGCTAAttggtgttttatttttgttgtaatgtaG
- the LOC104733975 gene encoding pentatricopeptide repeat-containing protein At5g39980, chloroplastic-like yields the protein MLCTDIIASSSSPSLSLPLLPLTRPHISTIPKARQRNLIFTVSASSSPSQTRKVWKKQQPEKKKNSTSSFQALRKHRRCQRSSFLDHDVDMDELLASIHQTQNESELFSLLSTYKDRQLSIRFMVSLLSRENDWQRSLALLDWVHDEAKYTPSVFAYNVVLRNVLRSKQFDIAHGLFDEMRQRALTPDRYTYSTLITSFGKEGMFDSALSWLQKMEQDRVSGDLVLYSNLIELSRRLCDYSKAISIFSRLKRSGITPDLVAYNSMINVYGKAKLFREARLLIKEMNGAGVLPNTVSYSTLLSVYVENQKFLEALSVFAEMKEVNCELDLTTCNIMIDVYGQLDMVKEADRLFWSLRKIDIEPNVVSYNTILRVYGEAELFGEAIHLFRLMQRKDIVQNVVTYNTMIKIYGKTMEHEKATNLVQEMQSRGIEPNAITYSTIISIWGKAGKLDRAATLFQKLRSSGVEIDQVLYQTMIVAYERVGLMGHAKRLLHELKLPDNIPRETAITILAKAGRTEEATWVFRQAFHSGEVKDISVFGCMINLYSRNQRYVNVIEVFEKMRTAGYFPDSNLPSQTPCS from the exons ATGTTGTGCACAGATATtattgcttcatcttcttcgcctTCACTTTCTCTTCCATTATTACCCTTAACCAGACCTCATATCTCCACCATTCCTAAAGCTAGACAACGCAATCTCATATTCACAGTCTCTGCTTCTTCATCACCTTCACAAACCAGAAAGGTATGGAAAAAACAAcaaccagagaagaagaagaactcaacgTCGTCGTTTCAAGCGTTGAGGAAACATCGGAGGTGTCAAAGATCCTCTTTTCTCGATCACGACGTCGATATGGACGAGCTTTTAGCCTCGATTCACCAGACCCAGAACGAAAGTGAGCTTTTTTCTCTGCTTTCAACTTACAAAGACAGACAGTTGTCTATACGGTTCAtggtttctcttctctctcgagaAAATGATTGGCAGAGATCATTGGCGTTGCTCGATTGGGTTCACGACGAAGCTAAATACACACCTTCTGTGTTCGCCTACAATGTGGTACTTCGTAATGTGTTGAGAAGTAAGCAGTTTGATATTGCACACGgactgttcgacgaaatgcgtCAGAGAGCTCTTACCCCTGATAGGTATACTTATTCGACGCTGATTACTTCGTTTGGGAAAGAGGGTATGTTTGATTCGGCTTTGTCTTGGCTTCAGAAGATGGAACAAGACCGTGTCTCAGGTGACCTTGTTTTGTATAGCAACCTCATTGAGCTTTCTAGGAGGCTGTGTGATTATTCTAAGGCTATTTCGATTTTCTCGAGGTTGAAGAGGTCTGGTATTACTCCTGATCTTGTCGCGTATAATTCGATGATCAATGTTTATGGAAAGGCCAAATTGTTTAGAGAGGCGCGGTTACTTATAAAAGAGATGAACGGAGCGGGTGTGTTACCAAACACAGTTAGTTACTCTACACTCTTGAGTGTTTATGTAGAGAATCAGAAGTTTTTAGAAGCTTTGTCGGTTTTCGCGGAGATGAAAGAGGTGAATTGTGAGTTGGATCTCACGACTTGTAATATAATGATCGATGTTTATGGTCAGCTTGACATGGTTAAAGAAGCTGATAGGTTGTTTTGGAGTTTGAGGAAAATAGATATCGAACCAAATGTTGTTAGCTACAATACCATCCTTCGTGTTTACGGCGAGGCTGAGCTTTTCGGTGAAGCGATTCATCTTTTCAGGCTGATGCAGAGGAAAGACATTGTACAGAACGTTGTTACGTACAACACGATGATTAAGATCTATGGGAAAACTATGGAGCATGAAAAGGCCACGAATCTTGTTCAAGAGATGCAGAGCCGAGGAATTGAACCTAACGCCATTACCTACTCAACTATTATATCAATATGGGGGAAAGCTGGGAAATTGGACCGAGCTGCGACACTGTTTCAGAAGCTGAGGAGCTCGGGTGTGGAAATCGATCAAGTTCTGTATCAAACCATGATTGTGGCTTATGAAAGAGTTGGTCTAATGGGTCATGCTAAACGTCTGCTTCACGAGTTAAAACTCCCTGATAATATCCCTCGGGAAACCGCTATCACTATTCTGGCTAAAGCCGGGAGAACTGAAGAGGCGACATGGGTTTTTCGTCAAGCTTTTCACTCCGGGGAAGTAAAAGACATATCAGTTTTTGGCTGTATGATCAATCTTTACTCAAGAAACCAAAGGTATGTAAATGTCATCGAAGTGTTTGAGAAAATGAGAACCGCTGGTTACTTTCCGGATTCAAAT ttACCTTCTCAAACCCCATGttcttga